The nucleotide window CTTGCCGCGGCGACAGGCGGCACGATTTTCGTCATCGGTGTTTTCGTTCTTGAGTCGTACGGGTGGGGAGTCTTTGTCGCCATTCCGGTAGCGATGGGGTTTGTCGCCGCCCTCGCCATCAACTGGAGGAGGCGCTATCGCATTCTCGCCTCTCTCACCGCGATGCTGGCCGGGATCGTCATCGCGGGAGTCTCCTTACTTGCCTTCGCACTGGAAGGCGCAATCTGCCTCCTGATGGCGCTCCCATTGGCCGTTCCGGGAGGATTCCTCGGCGTATGGCTAGGTGACATGGTCGCCGACCGACGGAGGGGAATCCGGAACGGTATGACGATCGGAGTCCTGATACTTCCGGTCATCCTGGGTGCCTCGGGCCCTCTTACCCCCTACCCCCTGCGCCCTGTCGTCACCTCCGTCACCATCGACGCACCGGTCGACGTGGTCTGGAACAACGTCATCGGCTTCTCGGATCTGCCACAATCCGACGATGCCCTGTACCGATTCGGCGTCGCCCAACCGGTGCGCGCCCATCTGGATGGCGAAGGCGTCGGGGCCATCCGCTATTGCGAGTTCTCCACGGGCCCGTTCGTGGAACCGATCACCCACTGGGAGCCGGGCGTGAAGCTGGCGTTCGACGTCACGGAGCAACCCGAGCCGATGCACGAGTGGAGCCCCTATGAGCGGGTCCACGCACCGCACCTCACCGACGGATGGATCAGTCGCAACGGAGAGTTCCTGCTGATTCCCCTACCCGACGGGCGGACAAGACTCCAGGGCACGACCTGGTACGAGATGCACATGGCACCTCAGTTCTACTGGGGCCTCTGGTCCGACAACTTCATCCACGGAATCCATCGCACCGTGCTCGATCACGTTCGCCTGCTTTCGGAACAGGAGTTCCGGGGAGAATCGGATTAGTATGGTCGACGTGAGCACACGCCCTACAACGCCCCGAACACGCAAGGCCGAAGAGACCCGTGCCCGGATCCTCGAATGCGCCCTGGCGATGTTCCGGAAGCACGGCTATGACAAGACCACGATGCGGGCGATCGCGGAAGATGCCGGAGTCTCTCTGGGGAACGCGTACTACTACTTCGAGTCGAAGGATCACCTGATCCACGCCTACTACGAACGCAGCCATCACGACCTCTTACAGGCCGCTCGACCCCTTCTTGAATCCGAACGGGACCTGAAGAAGCGACTCCGGGGCGTGCTGTGCGCAAAGATCGAAACCAGCGCCCCCTACCATCGTTTCGCCGGGCAACTCTTCAAGACCGCCGCGGACCCGGAGAGTCCTCTTAGCCCATTCAGCGCGCACTCGTTACCGGTACGTCAGGAGGTAACGGATCTATTCGCGGAGGTCGTTTCCGGATCCAGCACGAAGATCACCGGCAAGCTAAAGGAAGAGCTTCCGGAACTCCTCTGGACCTATCAGATGGGCATCATCCTCTACTGGATCCATGACGACTCGAAGGGCTGCCAGCGGACCTACAAGTTGATCGACCACACGGTCGATCTGGTTGTCAAACTCGTGAAGCTGAGTCGTCTGCCTCCGATGCGGCCGCTTGTGAATCGAACCTTCAAGCTGCTCGCAGACCTACGTTAGGTCGGCGACTTCCACTCATCCGCCACACGGATGGCGACCACCTCCGCCGTCGCACAGGTATCGTTACCGGACAGCAGCTTGCAGTGAACCGTGGTCTTCCGCCCCGACGACCCCGTCGCGTGGGCGATGAGCCGCACGTCTTGATCGATGGGCATCGGTCGCTCGTAGCGAACGGCGATCGTTCCCGTCACGTACCAGATCAGCGGATCGGAGGCGAAGGGACGCTCGTCCCGCACATAGGCGTCGGCGATGGCGGTGAAGATCGAGTGACAGTCCATGATGGTCGCCACGATCCCACCGTTCAGCCAGGCCTCGGGCCCGGCGTTGTGATGCGGTGACGGACGAAACGTCGACACGTACCCGTCGTCGGAGGGAAAGCTCTTCAGCTGGAGGCCCTTCTCGTTGGCCGGGCCGCATCCGAAGCAATGATTGCCCGGGTAGAGATCCTGCATCGGCTTGTCGGTCTTCATCGGCTTCGCTCCATCTTGTGACGACGCTACAATAGCCCACTCAGGAGGAACCGATGAAGCTGTACAACTCCACCGAATCCGGCAACTGCTACAAGGTCCGTCTCTTGCTGGCCCATCTTGGCCTGCCCTACGAGATTCACGAGATCGACCCTATCGCCAAGGGCCCACGACCGGAAGCGTTCCGCGACAAGACGGACTTCGGCCGGGTACCGCTCCTGATCCTGGACGACGGCCGACCGATTGCCGAGTCCAACGCCATCCTCTGGTATCTGGCGGATGGAACGCCCTACCTACCCGACGACAACTACGACCGCACCCGTGTTCATCAATGGTTGTTCTTCGAGCAAAATCTCCACGAATGCAACATCGCCGTCGTACGACGGTTCGTGAAGATGGAGCCCGAGGCGATGCCGCCGACCGAGGTCATGGACAACCGGCGGGCCGGTGGGCATCGGGCGTTGGCCGTCATGGATCAGCGACTGTCGGGATCTCGGTTCGTGGCCGGCGACGACTTCGGTATCGCCGACATCAGTCTGTTCGGCTACACGCATGTTGCGGGCGAGGGTGGCTTCGATCTGGAAACCTATCGCAACGTCCGCCGCTGGATCGACGACGTGCGCAAGCAGGACGGCCATGTCCCGATGGTCGGCTAGATGAGCGACCTCACGGTCGTGTTGCTTCCGGGGCTGGACGGAACCGGCAACCTGTTCCGGCGGCTCGTGGATCAGACCCCGCCGGGGTTCCGCACGCAGGTCGTTTCGTATCCGACGGATCAGGTTCTCGGCTACGACGCGTTGGAAGCGATGATCCGGGCGCAAATTCCAATGGAC belongs to Acidobacteriota bacterium and includes:
- a CDS encoding TetR family transcriptional regulator; the protein is MSTRPTTPRTRKAEETRARILECALAMFRKHGYDKTTMRAIAEDAGVSLGNAYYYFESKDHLIHAYYERSHHDLLQAARPLLESERDLKKRLRGVLCAKIETSAPYHRFAGQLFKTAADPESPLSPFSAHSLPVRQEVTDLFAEVVSGSSTKITGKLKEELPELLWTYQMGIILYWIHDDSKGCQRTYKLIDHTVDLVVKLVKLSRLPPMRPLVNRTFKLLADLR
- a CDS encoding PaaI family thioesterase — protein: MKTDKPMQDLYPGNHCFGCGPANEKGLQLKSFPSDDGYVSTFRPSPHHNAGPEAWLNGGIVATIMDCHSIFTAIADAYVRDERPFASDPLIWYVTGTIAVRYERPMPIDQDVRLIAHATGSSGRKTTVHCKLLSGNDTCATAEVVAIRVADEWKSPT
- a CDS encoding glutathione S-transferase family protein, whose protein sequence is MKLYNSTESGNCYKVRLLLAHLGLPYEIHEIDPIAKGPRPEAFRDKTDFGRVPLLILDDGRPIAESNAILWYLADGTPYLPDDNYDRTRVHQWLFFEQNLHECNIAVVRRFVKMEPEAMPPTEVMDNRRAGGHRALAVMDQRLSGSRFVAGDDFGIADISLFGYTHVAGEGGFDLETYRNVRRWIDDVRKQDGHVPMVG